GCGGGTCGGCGATAACGCGGTATGTGGATAAAGAGGACGGGTCGGAGTATATCTACTCGCTCTTTGTCCCAAGCGACGCCAGCACGGCGTTCCCAGTGTTCGATCAGCCGGATCTGAAGGCGAGGTTTGAGTTGAAGGTCAAGAGACCTAAGGACTGGGAGGTCATTTCGAACGCTCTAGGTGAAGATTCCGAAACGATTTTCAGCGACGGTAAGCCAAGAGAGTTCTCCTCTACGTTGGTCGAGACCAAACCCATTAGCACCTACGTATTCGCGTTCGCGGCGGGGCCATGGGAGCGCGTGTCAGAACCACCTGCGGTAGCGGGTGGTTTAACTCGGAGTACCACGAACGCGGCCAGAACGAGCGCGACCGATCCTAACCTTCAACCACCCGCTACCGCAGGTGGTTCTGACAGGACCGGGCCGCAGACCTCGATCTACGTCCGCAAATCGCAGGCCGCCAAGTTCAAGCCCCACGCAGCCGAAGTCTTTCGCCTCAACCGCGAGGCTATCAAATACTTCGAGGAATATTTCGACTACAAGTTCCCGTTTCCTAAGTACGATCTGGTTCTGATACCGGAGTTTCCGTTTGGCGGGATGGAGCATGCGGGGGCGACGTTTTTGCGGGAATCTTCGATCATTTTTCCGCAGGAGCCGACGCGGAACGACCACATCTCGCGGGCGTTGCTGATCTTTCATGAGGCGTCGCACCAGTGGTTTGGGGACACGGTGACGATGCGTTGGTTCGACGACCTGTGGCTGAAAGAGGGCTTTGCGACCTTTACGGCGTACAAGGCGATGGAGCGGATAATGCCGGAGACGATGGCGTGGAAGGTCTTCTACGAACGCGTCAAGCAGGCCGCCTACCAGACCGATTCGACCAAGGGAACGACGCCGATCTATCAAGAGATACCGAACCTCTCCGCCGCAAAGAGCGCCTACGGCAACATCGTCTACAACAAAGCCCCGGCGTTCCTGCGGCAGGCTGAGTTCTACCTCGGCGAAGACAAATTCCAAACCGCCGTCCGTGCGTTTTTGAAGAAGCATGAGTTTGGGAATGCAGGGTGGGAGGATCTGGTTAAACAGTTTGAGCTTGCGAGTAAGCAGGATTTGAAAGAATGGGCCGACGTCTGGGTAAGTAGAAAAGGATTACCGGCTTACCGTGTTGGTTGGGGGGAAGACATGGGAGCGCGGTATGAACATAAAATGGAGCAGATTAATGCTCATGAAGGCGTGACATGGAAGCAAAGATTAAATCTTCTTGTTTTGAAGAATGAAAAGACGTCCATCATAAACGTATATTTCGAAAAAGTTTATGAAAACCGCTCGATTGCAAGAATGGAAATTGCGCCATACAGGCCTTTATTCGAGTATCCATATCCCGAGCTTATTTTTCCCAATCACGGCGATCTCGGGTACGGGATTTTTTTATTAGATCGCAAGAGCCGCGATTACGTTCTGAAAAACATCCAGAACGAGAAGGACCCGTTCCTGCGGTCGATGATGTGGGGCGCTCTGTGGGACAGCGTCCGCGAGGGCGAGCTCGACCCGCGGGAGTTTGTGGAGCTGGTGGTCCGCGTTCAGAGTTCAAACTTTAGCGTTCAGAGTTCAAACTTTAGTTTGTTTCCCGGTGGCAAAGAGACGTCTGCGGGCAGCGGAGGGCAAGCTAAAGCTTGTACTCTGAACTGTGATGACGAATCGACGACGGCGTTGCTGCTCAGCCGCGTTGGGACGGCGATGAACTATTACATCGACGATAGCCGTTCGGCAGGGCTGCGGCCGCGGGTCGAGGATCTGCTCATCGAGCAAATGCAGAGCGCGGAGACACTCGGACAAAGGATCACCTATTACCGGGCGTTTTTGAACATCGCATCGAGTGCCAATGGGAGGGAAGTATTGCGGGCGATGCTTAAGACAAAAATCGGAGAAAAAGCAAATGACGAACCGAAGCCGTTCCCTCCGGGTATTTATTCTAAAGAAGACGTCGAAAGAATTCTTCGTTTCGAGGAAATGCTGCGAAAGCTTCCGCTCAAGACGAAAGACAAATTCGACATCGTCACGCGGCTGTTGATCTTGGGCGATCCGGATGCGGCGACGCTATTGGCGGAACTCGAGAAAACAGAAAGTAGCGATGATGCGAAGCGATATGCATACGCTGCGAGGGCGGGCATCGCGACGGCTGAGAACAAGGCGAAGTATTGGAACGATTTCGTGAGCAACAAAGACATCTCGGAAAGCTGGATCGAGGCCGCGTTTGGGCCGTGGAACTCCATCCGGCACAGCGAGTTGACGCTGCCCTATCTGCAACGGGCTCTCGCGGAGCTTCCCAACCACAAACGCAATCGCAAGATATTTTTCGTCAACGGCTGGCTCGGCGCCTTCATCGGCGGACAGCGTAGCGAAGAGGCGTTGGGAATCATCAACAAATTCCTTGCCGACAACCCGACGCTCGACCGCGATCTGCGGCTCAAGATATTGGAGAACGCCGACATCATCGAACGAGCGGTAAAGATACGCGGAAAGTATTCAAAGCCGCGGTCATAGGGCCGCAAGGTGAAATTGCTTAACAATCGAACAAAAATCTGATATCGTCCGCTTATTATGTTCCAAACGCTTAGAGGAAAGGCCGGCGCAGCGGTGCTGATGGCGGCACTCTGTTTCGCGGCATTTACGCCCGTATTCGCTCAAGTTGCGGCGCCGAACAGCGAGCTCATCGTCGCCCGCATCGCTGTCAAGACCGATGCCGACATGCGGAGAGTAATGGACCTCGGGCTCGACCTGATGGAATATCGCGAGGGCGACGACCTGATCTTTATCACCACCGCTGCACAGATCGCGGAATTGCAGAGGTCGGGATTTGACGTGCGGCCTGATAAAAAATTGACCGCCGAACTGCCCCGTAACGGCGTCGAGACGTTCAACGGCGGTTATCGTACCGTCGAGGAAACGTACGCATTCCTCAACCAGATGCAGGCTTCCTACCCGAACCTCGCCCGCGTTTTCACCTACGGCGACAGTTGGCTCAAGGTGCAAAACCCGGTGAACGGCTACAAGTTGACCGGAATCACGCTAACCAGCCAGAGTTCCGACCGACGGCCAAAGCCCACATTCCTGCTTCAAGCCGGACTTCACGCCCGCGAACTCGTTCCGCCGGAACTTGCGACCAGGTTCATCTCTTATCTGCTTACGAATTACGGCATCGATGCCGACGCCACCTGGCTGCTCGACGAACACAGGATAGTCGTGATCCCGATCATGAATCCCGACGGGCGAAAGATCGCCGAGACCGGTGCGTTAAAGCGTAAGAACATGAACAATCTCTCGGGCAGCTGTACGACCGTGACCACCGGAATTGACCTCAATCGCAACTATTCGTTCCGTTGGGGCATCGTCAATCCGCCGACCGAACCGTGCGGCGAGACCTTTCCGGGCCTTACCGCCGCTTCCGAGCCTGAGATCGCGTACCAAGAGGCTCTGATCGCGACGCTTTTCCCCGACCAGCGAGGTGCCCCGCGTAACGAACCTGCACCCATTGATGCTACGGGTGCTGTCCTCGACATGCACTCGACCGGGAATCTCATACTCTATCCTTGGGGTGAAGATACCCTGCCTCCGCCAAACCCGCAGATCGTTACCCTTGCCAGAAAAATGGCCGCTTACAACGGCTACAATCCGATACAAGGCGTCAATTTGTATCCGACCAGCGGCTCGGCGAAAGATTATGCCTACGGCGAACTGGGTGCTGTTTCGATGACGATGGAGATCGGCAACGGCTCAGGCACTTGCGGCGGATTCATGCCCGCTTACACATGCATCGAGGGCGGCGGTACGGCGGGAAACTTTTGGAGCAAGAACCTGCCCGTCCTGCTCTACATGGCAAAAACCGCAAGAACGCCGTACATGATTGCGGAAGGCCCGACCGCCGAGACACTGACGATCACAGCGCTTTCTACAGCGTCATTCAGGTTTCGTGCGCAGTTCAGCGACGAGTTCAACGGCGGGCAGCCTATCGCTGCCGCCGAGGCCTATCTGAATACGCCGCCGTGGCGTGGCGGTACGCCGATAGCTATGACGCCTGAGGACGGCAGCTTTAACAGCATGAACGAATACGCCCTCGCCACGTTCAACATCCGCAGCGGAACGCACATTATTTATGTCCGGGCACGCGACACGGCGGGAAATTGGGGTTCCGTAAAGGCCGTCTTTAAGACTGATGGCCTATGGCCGGCAGGCTAGTATTCCGGTACAGATCGTTCGCTCTAACAATAGTTGCGGCAGGTATGCGTTACTGCCGCCCTTTCTTTTTGTGCAAAGTTCCCGGCGGCAGAAATATGCAGGTTTACGGACTGCACGCAATCTTGACAAAAAAATAATGTTTTGAGATTATTGGGTTTATGGTTGGCAACGTCAAAGCATTGCAGCAGGGTGGTTTATGAAAATTTCGGCGCAAGAGGAATATGGGCTTCGGTGCCTAGTTCAGTTGGCAAATCTGAAGGATGGCGAATCGCTTACTCTGCCGCAGATAGCTGAGCTCGAGGGCATCTCGACGGCGAACGCCGGCAAGCTGATGTGGCTGCTCAACAAAGCGGGCTTTGTTAATTCGACCCGCGGGACGAAAGGCGGCTATTTTCTCGCACGCCCTGCCGGTGAGATATATCTGAACGAGATCATAAAAGTGCTGGACGAGGATGTTCTAAGCTCACATTGTGAGGGCTACACGGGCGTGCTCGATACGTGTGTGCACACGGGCGATTGCGGCATACGGCCGGTCATCGTCGGCCTGCACGAGATCGTCGAGAACGCTCTCTCTCGGATCACGCTCGCTCAGTTGGTGGGTTCTGAGAAAACGGTAGATGCGATGTTCCATCAGATACAGGGAATCCACAGGACGATAGAGCCGCAGAGGATCTGAGTTTTGCGAACACGTTGATATTGGTGCGGCGAATAGTTTTATTTCAAGCAAGGGTACAGGTATGAAAAGGGATCTTGCAGTTATCTTTTCGGTCATGATCTTGGCGATCGGCGGTTTTGCACAGGCATCGGCCGAAAATGCCGCATTGGAAGCGGAGATGAAAAAGTTCATCGGATCCATTGAAAAGCGAGACACGACCGTCTTCCTGAGCTACATTTCGCCGGAAAAGGGCCTTAGGATCATGAACACCATCGATCAGGGCGAAGAGGGCAACATGGACAACCCAATGCTCGATTCGACGCTGACCTACAAGGAACTTGCCGACGATCTGAAGAAGAAAGGTGATCTTTATCAGGGCATTTTCAAGCCCTCGGAAGACAGTCCGAATTTTCACGATGCATTTGCCAAGCGAACTGAGAAATGGGTGCTCGTCGCGGGCAACAAATTTCAATTAGTTGACGCAGAGACAGGTAAGCCGAATAACGCTTTCTATGTGAAATGGGAAAAGCAGGGCGATAACTGGCATGTGACAGAGGTCGGCCGGCTGATCTCGTAGAACGCGATAGCCCGAGTCAAGAATCATTATGTCGACAGCAGCAGAATTACTACAGAATCGCGAATACAAGTACGGATTCGTCACCGATATCGAAACGGACATTATCCCGAAAGGATTGTCCGAGGACACGGTCCGTCTGATCTCGCAAAAGAAGAACGAGCCCGAGTGGATGCTTGAGTTTCGCCTGAAGGCGTATCGCCAATGGCTGAAAATGGAGCAGCCCAAGAATTGGCCGAACTTTGAATATCCTGAGATCGATTTTCAGAATATCTCGTACTATGCGGCACCGAGGCAAGAGCCGACAAAGGCGTCGATGGACGAGGTCGATCCGGAACTGATCAAGACGTTTGAGAAGCTTGGCATTCCGCTTTCTGAGCAGAAGATGCTTGCAAATGTGGCGGTGGATGCTGTTTTCGATTCGGTCTCGGTCGCGACGACATTCAAGAAAAAGCTGCTCGAAGCCGGCGTGATATTTTGCTCTTTTACAGAGGCGGTCGAGGAATATCCTGAGCTGATCCAGAAATATCTCGGTTCGGTCGTGCCCGTCGGCGACAACTATTACGCCGCCCTGAACTCCGCCGTTTTCTCGGACGGTTCGTTCGTTTACATTCCGAAAGGCGTTCGGTGCCCAATGGAGCTATCGACATATTTCCGCATCAATACGCAGGAATCGGGGCAGTTTGAACGCACCTTAATTGTTGCAGAAGAAGGCGGTTACGTCGCCTATAATGAGGGCTGCACGGCGCCTCAGTTCGATACGAATCAGCTTCACGCGGCTGTTGTCGAGCTCGTCGCATTGGACAATGCCGAGATCAAGTATTCGACCGTTCAGAACTGGTACGCCGGTGACGAAACGGGCAAGGGCGGCATTTATAACTTCGTAACGAAACGCGGAGCCTGCCGCGGTGTGAATTCGAAGATCTCGTGGACGCAGGTCGAGACGGGCTCGGCGATCACCTGGAAATATCCATCGGTGATACTGCAGGGCGACAATTCGATCGGTGAATTTTACTCGGTCGCGCTCACTAACAACGCCCAGATCGCCGACACGGGCACGAAGATGATCCACCTCGGCAAGAACACAAAGTCGACGATCGTCTCAAAGGGCATCTCGGCCGGCCGATCGAACAATTCGTATCGCGGACTCGTCAAGGTGATGCCGAAAGCCGACGGAGCACGCAACTATACGCAGTGCGATTCGATGCTGATCGGCGGCCGGTGCGAGGCGAACACGTTCCCTTACATCGAGGTGATGAATAACACCGCCCGCGTAGAGCACGAGGCGACCACATCGAAAATTTCTGAAGAACAGCTTTTCTATCTGCAGCAGCGAGGGCTTTCGCAAGAGGACGCCGTTTCGCTGATCATTAACGGTTTCTGTAAAGAGGTCTTCCGCGAACTGCCGATGGAATACGCGGTCGAAGCACAAAAGCTGCTCGGGCTCAAATTGGAAGGCAGCGTCGGCTAGATCAATTTAACCACCGAGAGCACAGAGAACGCAGAGGCTCGTTTGGTTGGGCTCCGCGTCATCTTCTGTGAAGAGAATTTATGTTGCTTGAAGTAAAAGACCTGCATGCAGGCATTGACGGAAAAGAGATATTGAAGGGCCTGAATCTGCGTGTGCAGAAAGGCGAGGTACACGCGATCATGGGGCCGAACGGCTCCGGCAAATCGACGTTGTCAAAAGTGCTCGCGGGGCATCCTTCGTATGAAGTGATGTCGGGCGAGGTGATCTATGAGGGCAAGAATTTGCTCGAAATGGACCCCGACGAGCGCGCACGCGACGGCGTTTTTATGGCGTTCCAGTATCCGGTCGAGGTGCCGGGCGTGTCGAATTCGCAGTTCCTGCGGCTCGCCTACAACGAGAAGATGAAGCACACTGGCGGCGAGGAGCTCGACCCGCTGGAATTCAACGACTATCTGAAAGAAAAGGCGAAGATCGTCGAAATGGACCCGCAATTTTTCAAGCGTTCGGTGAACGAAGGCTTTTCGGGCGGCGAGAAAAAGCGCAACGAGATACTGCAGATGGCCGTGCTCGAGCCGAAGCTCGCCATTCTTGACGAGACCGATTCGGGCCTCGACATCGACGCTCTTCGCATCGTCGCCGAAGGCGTCAACAAGCTCCGTTCGGCGGACAACGCCATCATCCTCGTTACGCATTACCAGCGTCTGCTCAACTACATCCAGCCGGATTTCGTCCACGTTCTCGCAAACGGCAAGATCGTCAAAGAAGGCGGCAAAGAGCTTGCCCTCGAACTCGAAGAAAAGGGCTACGACTGGGTCAAGGCCGCCGGAAACTAGCGCGTGACCGAGAAAGCGAACAGAAGCGGCAATGCGGTGCTAGTCGCCATTTGGGCGGCGGCATTGCTTGTCGTTTTCACGGCTTTTCGTTTCGATGACATTCTGAAGCTGCCGTCGCTGGTCGGCAACCTCGGCGGCGGGCCGCTGTTCGGCAGCGGGATCGCAGATTCATTTGCCGCTGTGGTCGCGGCGCTTGTTATCGGCTTTTCGTGGTTTTGTCTCGGCAGTTTCATCTATAGTTTTATTCCTGCTTCTGATGATCGGGCCTCATCTTTCGAGATGGATATAGCGAAAAAAGCCGCTCTCGGAGCTGCCGCATTTTCGCTTGTTTGGTTCTTTCTGGGACTCGCGGGGCTGTACAACAGCATCGCCGCGTCGTTCAGCGTTCTGTTCGGATTTCTTGCAGGAGTTTATGCTTTCACGCGAAAGAAGGGCACGAAAGCATCGCTGCAAGATGACGGAGACCGCTCGCCGTTCATCATAGTTCTGAAAGTTCTGATAGCGGTGCCGCTGCTTCTTTCGCTGATCTCGTCGCTCGCTCCGCCGACCGCTAAAGACACGCTGCTTTATCATTTCTCGGTCCCGAAACAGTTCATCGCACAGGGCGGCAATGCTTTCATCGAGGGCAACATCGCGAGCTATCTTGCGTTGGGAACTGAGATGCACGTCGTTTGGGCTCGTCTGCTCGGCGGCTTCATTAGCGAACGTGCGGCCGAAGCTGCCGGCGGTGCGGTGCTGTGGCTTTTTTTTCCGCTGCTGCTCGCGGCGGTTTACGGCTGGGCCCGCGAAGAAGGAATTTCGAAACCGTGGTCGTTATTGGCTACTGCATTGGTCGCGTGCATACCGACGGCGTATCACGTGGCGGCGAGCGGCTACGTAGATCTGGCATTGTCGCTGTTCGTCGTGCTGGCGGCTCATTCGCTGCTGAATTGGCTGTGGACAGGCAGCACAAGGTCGGCGATATTGCTTGGAATCTTCTTGGGTGCGGCGTTGTCGATAAAGCTGACAACGGTGTTCGTGATCGCGGCATTCGTTTTGATCGTCCTGTTGCGGGCTAGGCAGAATAAGGATGGGCAAGCTGGCAGCCTGCGGTCCGGCGGGGCGGGCAGGTTTGTACTCACCGGATTTGGGGCGTTGTTGTTGGCGGGCGTCATTGCGTCGCCGTGGTATCTGCGGACTTGGGCCGAAACGGGCTCTCCGGTGTTCCCTTTTTATATGAGCATCTTGCCGGGCGAGGCTCCCGGCTGGGACGTCGAGCGGTCGAACCTTTTTCAGGGGATGAATTCGCAATACGGCGGCGTCCAAACTCATCCGGAAAACTATCTGATCGCACCGCTGCGCATTTCGCTTGCGGCGCAGCCTGAGGACGCGAACCTTTACGACGGCGTCATCGGTGCGATGTTTATCATCGGGCTGCCGTTGGTGCTGTGGGCCGCCTGGAAACGCGAACTTGCGGACGGTGTCGGATCGCTGCTCATAGTCGTGGGCGTCGTGTATCTTTTCTGGCTTTTCTCAAGCCAGCAACTGCGTTATCTGCTGCCGATAATGCCGCTGCTTGCGATAGCTATAGCATCGGCCGCTGACAAGTTGAAAGATGGAGCGATGCGCAACGCCTGGAAGTATTCACTTACGGCGGCGTCCTTTATTGCGGTGCTGACGGCGCTCGCGTGGTTCTCGATGAAGGCACCGCTGCGGGTGGCGTTCGGCGGCGAAACGACCGGAGTTTATCTAACGAGAAATCTCGATCATTACAGCTACTACTCGTGGCTGAATAGCGAGAGCGGCGGCGACGAAAAGACGTGGCTCATCAATATGCGCCGCGATACGTATCACATCGAGCGTCCCATTTTTTCCGACTACATCTTTGAGGATTGGACGCTGAGAAAGATGGTTTGGGACGCACGTTCGGCGGAAGACCTGCGGCAAAGGACGCGCGAGATGGGCGTGAATTATGTTCTGGCGAGGCACGATTTTTTGTTCAACTACGACCGCACAACACTCGTCGACGACCGAAAACCCCGGCCCGAGAATGAGGCGAAACTGAAGATCGCTAAGGAATTTTTGCTGGACCCGGCGCGGACCATTCGTGCTGACGAGAAGTTCAGCCTGATAAGGATCGATAAGTGAAATGACATCAGCAACGATGGAAACTCTTTTTGGACAATGTTTTAGGGACAGCATCGCGTCGGAAAAGGATGTGATGGTAAAGGCTCTGCGCGAGGAAGCATTCTCGTATTACGCGGCGACCGGTTTCCCGACGCCGAAGGACGAGGACTGGAAATATACCAATGTCGCCGAGATCGCGAAAGGCGAGTGGCCGTGTACGCAGATGCGCACGCAGCTTCCGGACGACGACCCGCGGCCGCGTGTGATGCTCGAGAATTTTCGTTTCGGGCGCAACGGTTTTACGGCTCTGAATCTCACATTCGCGGATCTTTCTGTCGTCGTTATTCCGCGTGAGACGAGCGTCGCGGAGCCCATCGAACTAGACCTTTCCGCCGCTGAGGGCGAGATGGCGTCGCCGCACGTGATCGTCATTGCCGAAGCAGGAAGCAAAGCCACGATCGTCGAGACATATAAAAGCGGCGGCCGCGGGCTGATGAATTCGGCGGTGCAGATCGTCGTCGAGGAGAACGCCAACCTGACGCATTATCGTGTGCAGAAAGACGCGGCGGACGCCTACAACTACGGCGTGACGGAAGTTACGGTCGGCCCTTCGGCACGGTACGACCTGACCAATATCAATCTCGGCGGTGCCATTTCGCGGCACGACATCGACGCTAAGCTGATCGCTGAGGGCGGCGAGATCTGGGTGGACGGGCTGTATATCCTGTCGGGTTCACAGCATCACGACACGCATTCCAGCATCGACCACACCGTGCCGAACTGCAATTCGCATCAGACATACAAGGGTGTGCTCGACGGCAGTTCTCGGGGCGTTTTTAACGGCAAGGTCTTTGTCCGCGAAAACGCGCACGGCACCGACGCACAGCAGCAGAACAAAAATCTTCTGCTGTCGAACGATGCCCGCGTCGATACGAAACCGCAGCTAGAGATATTCAACGACGACGTGAAATGCTCGCACGGAGCGACCGTTGGCCAGCTGGAGGACGAGGAGATGTTCTATCTGCTGACGCGCGGCCTGCCCGAAACGCTCGCACGCAACCTTCTGACGTACGGTTTCGCCGAAGAGATCATCAACAAGATCGAGATCGAGTCGATCAAAAGCGAGCTTGATGCGATGGTGCTGAACCGGCTGAATACGGTGATCTAACCACAGAGGACACAGAGAGCACAGAGGGCAGGAAATGGAGTTGAACTCAGTCACCGAAGCGATCATCGGCGCAGCGATCGAGGTTCACAAAGCACTTGGCCCCGGCCTGCTGGAAAGTACTTATGAGGTTTGTTTGCTGCATGAGCTTGGAAAGCGAGGTCTGAAAGTCGAAAAGCAGGTGCCTATTCCTGTTGTGTACGACACGGTCAGGCTGGATGCCGGATACCGAATTGACCTGCTTGTTGAGGACGAGGTGATCGTCGAATTAAAGGCGGTCGATACGCTGCATCCGATCCATGAGGCGCAACTGATCTCTTATTTGAAATTGAGCAATAAGAAGATCGGTTTGCTCATCAATTTCAACGTTAAGCTCTTGAAAAACGGCGTAAAGAGGATCGCTAATTGAAACCCTCTGTGTGCTCTGTGCTCTCTGTGGTGATGTGAATTTATGACTTGGGATGTAGAAAAAATAAGGCGGGATTTTCCGGTGCTGTCGCGTGAGGTGAACGGCAAGCCGCTGGTTTATTTGGATAACGCGGCTTCGTCGCAGGTGCCGCAGATGGTGATAGACCGCGGTTCGAAATACCTTGAAGAGGAGCATTCGAATGTTCATCGCGGTGTGCACTATTTGTCGCAGCACGCGACAAACGCATTCGAGGCGGCGCGTGAAAAGGTAAAGCGTTTCATAAACGCACGCGAGGCGGCTGAGTGTATTTTCGTCCGCGGCTGTACGGAGGGCGTCAACCTTGTCGCGCATTCCTACTGCAAAGGCTTCGTCAACGAAGGCGACGAGATCCTCGTCTCGCAAATGGAACATCATTCGAACATCGTTCCGTGGCAGGTGGCAGCCGCCGAACGCGGTGCCCGCGTGCGTGTGATCCCGATAAACTCAACCGGCGAGCTTGTCATCGAGGAATACGAGGCGATGCTGAACGAGAGGACAAAAATTGTCGCCGTTTCCCACGTTTCAAACAGTCTCGGTACGGTCAATCCTGTCAAGGAAATGATCACGACCGCGCATAAATACGGCGTGCCGGTGTGCGTGGACGCGGCGCAGAGCGTACCGCATTTTCCGGTTGATGTGCAGGACCTCGATGCTGATTTCTTTGTTTTTTCGGGGCACAAGATGTTCGCCCCGACCGGCAGCGGTGTCGCCTATGGCAAGCGGGAATGGCTGGACAAGATGCCGCCCTATCAGACAGGCGGCGGCATGATCCGCACCGTCAGTTTTGACGGCACGACGTATGCGGCGATACCCGAAAAATTCGAGGCAGGCACGCCCGCCATCGCCGCAGCGATCGGATTAGGTGCGGCGATCGACTACCTGAACGCACTTGATTTCGAGGCCGCTGCCGCATATGAACACGAGTTGCTCGAATACGTCACATCGCGGCTAGCGGACATCGAGGAAGTAACGATCATCGGTACAGCCGCACAAAAAGCAAGCGTGCTGTCGTTCACCATCGACGGCATTCATCCGCACGACATCGGCACAATTCTCGATCAGCAGGGCATCGCGATACGTGCCGGACACCACTGCGCTCAGCCGGTGATGAACTTTTTTGACGTTCCCGCGACGGCACGCGCGTCGTTCGCTTTTTACAACACGCGCGAAGAGATCGATAAACTTGCCGACGCCATTCAAAAGGTCATCGAAGTTTTTGCATAACAGGCGGCTGGGGCGAACTTGGTGTAATATGTGAGTGAGATCACACCATGCAGGCCGGCTTGGATAGGATAATCGCCTTATGAAAACAGACCTTGAGATCGCCCAGAGTGCAAGACTTCGCCCCGTTGTTGAGATCGCTGAACAGCTCGGACTCGGCCCCGACGACATAGACCTTTACGGCAGCCCGTATATCGGCAAGGTGCGGTTGGACGTGCTGGAAAAGTTCAAAGACCGCCCGAACGCCAAATACATCGACATCTCTGCCATCACGCCGACGCCGCTCGGCGAAGGCAAATCGACGACGCTGATCGGGCTCGGCCAGGCGATGAAGCACCTCGGCAAGCGATCGGTGATAACGCTGCGGCAGCCTTCGCAGGGGCCGACATTCGGCATCAAGGGCGGCGCGGCCGGCGGCGGCATGGCGCAGGTCGTGCCGATGGAGACATTCAACCTGAATCTGACCGGCGACATCCATGCCGTTACGGCCGCGAACAACCTGCTCGCCGCGATGATCGATAACCGGCTGCTTCGCGGCAATCCGCTGAACATCAATCCGCACAGCATCACGTGGAAACGCGTAGTTGATACGAATGACCGTGCTCTGCGAAAGATCATCGTCGGCCTCGGCGGCCGCATGGAAGGCGGCATTCCGCGGGAGACGGGTTTTGATATCACCGTCGCCTCAGAGGTGATGGCGATACTCGCCCTGACGACGTCGTTGCAGGATATGCGAACGCGTTTCGGCCGCATCGTCGTCGGCATGACGCACGACAAAACGCCCGTCACCGCTGAAGAGATCGGCGCCGCCGGTGCGA
This sequence is a window from Acidobacteriota bacterium. Protein-coding genes within it:
- a CDS encoding Rrf2 family transcriptional regulator, with translation MKISAQEEYGLRCLVQLANLKDGESLTLPQIAELEGISTANAGKLMWLLNKAGFVNSTRGTKGGYFLARPAGEIYLNEIIKVLDEDVLSSHCEGYTGVLDTCVHTGDCGIRPVIVGLHEIVENALSRITLAQLVGSEKTVDAMFHQIQGIHRTIEPQRI
- a CDS encoding peptidase M14 codes for the protein MFQTLRGKAGAAVLMAALCFAAFTPVFAQVAAPNSELIVARIAVKTDADMRRVMDLGLDLMEYREGDDLIFITTAAQIAELQRSGFDVRPDKKLTAELPRNGVETFNGGYRTVEETYAFLNQMQASYPNLARVFTYGDSWLKVQNPVNGYKLTGITLTSQSSDRRPKPTFLLQAGLHARELVPPELATRFISYLLTNYGIDADATWLLDEHRIVVIPIMNPDGRKIAETGALKRKNMNNLSGSCTTVTTGIDLNRNYSFRWGIVNPPTEPCGETFPGLTAASEPEIAYQEALIATLFPDQRGAPRNEPAPIDATGAVLDMHSTGNLILYPWGEDTLPPPNPQIVTLARKMAAYNGYNPIQGVNLYPTSGSAKDYAYGELGAVSMTMEIGNGSGTCGGFMPAYTCIEGGGTAGNFWSKNLPVLLYMAKTARTPYMIAEGPTAETLTITALSTASFRFRAQFSDEFNGGQPIAAAEAYLNTPPWRGGTPIAMTPEDGSFNSMNEYALATFNIRSGTHIIYVRARDTAGNWGSVKAVFKTDGLWPAG
- the sufB gene encoding Fe-S cluster assembly protein SufB: MSTAAELLQNREYKYGFVTDIETDIIPKGLSEDTVRLISQKKNEPEWMLEFRLKAYRQWLKMEQPKNWPNFEYPEIDFQNISYYAAPRQEPTKASMDEVDPELIKTFEKLGIPLSEQKMLANVAVDAVFDSVSVATTFKKKLLEAGVIFCSFTEAVEEYPELIQKYLGSVVPVGDNYYAALNSAVFSDGSFVYIPKGVRCPMELSTYFRINTQESGQFERTLIVAEEGGYVAYNEGCTAPQFDTNQLHAAVVELVALDNAEIKYSTVQNWYAGDETGKGGIYNFVTKRGACRGVNSKISWTQVETGSAITWKYPSVILQGDNSIGEFYSVALTNNAQIADTGTKMIHLGKNTKSTIVSKGISAGRSNNSYRGLVKVMPKADGARNYTQCDSMLIGGRCEANTFPYIEVMNNTARVEHEATTSKISEEQLFYLQQRGLSQEDAVSLIINGFCKEVFRELPMEYAVEAQKLLGLKLEGSVG
- a CDS encoding phospholipid carrier-dependent glycosyltransferase, with amino-acid sequence MTEKANRSGNAVLVAIWAAALLVVFTAFRFDDILKLPSLVGNLGGGPLFGSGIADSFAAVVAALVIGFSWFCLGSFIYSFIPASDDRASSFEMDIAKKAALGAAAFSLVWFFLGLAGLYNSIAASFSVLFGFLAGVYAFTRKKGTKASLQDDGDRSPFIIVLKVLIAVPLLLSLISSLAPPTAKDTLLYHFSVPKQFIAQGGNAFIEGNIASYLALGTEMHVVWARLLGGFISERAAEAAGGAVLWLFFPLLLAAVYGWAREEGISKPWSLLATALVACIPTAYHVAASGYVDLALSLFVVLAAHSLLNWLWTGSTRSAILLGIFLGAALSIKLTTVFVIAAFVLIVLLRARQNKDGQAGSLRSGGAGRFVLTGFGALLLAGVIASPWYLRTWAETGSPVFPFYMSILPGEAPGWDVERSNLFQGMNSQYGGVQTHPENYLIAPLRISLAAQPEDANLYDGVIGAMFIIGLPLVLWAAWKRELADGVGSLLIVVGVVYLFWLFSSQQLRYLLPIMPLLAIAIASAADKLKDGAMRNAWKYSLTAASFIAVLTALAWFSMKAPLRVAFGGETTGVYLTRNLDHYSYYSWLNSESGGDEKTWLINMRRDTYHIERPIFSDYIFEDWTLRKMVWDARSAEDLRQRTREMGVNYVLARHDFLFNYDRTTLVDDRKPRPENEAKLKIAKEFLLDPARTIRADEKFSLIRIDK
- the sufC gene encoding Fe-S cluster assembly ATPase SufC, with product MLLEVKDLHAGIDGKEILKGLNLRVQKGEVHAIMGPNGSGKSTLSKVLAGHPSYEVMSGEVIYEGKNLLEMDPDERARDGVFMAFQYPVEVPGVSNSQFLRLAYNEKMKHTGGEELDPLEFNDYLKEKAKIVEMDPQFFKRSVNEGFSGGEKKRNEILQMAVLEPKLAILDETDSGLDIDALRIVAEGVNKLRSADNAIILVTHYQRLLNYIQPDFVHVLANGKIVKEGGKELALELEEKGYDWVKAAGN